The proteins below come from a single Maylandia zebra isolate NMK-2024a linkage group LG23, Mzebra_GT3a, whole genome shotgun sequence genomic window:
- the abcb6a gene encoding ATP-binding cassette sub-family B member 6 — protein sequence MVFVQSYCEANSFISITWVDEGIAPCFYFTLVPTILLSLSFLLGTIHCICYQKYGTQMERKFIPRSCLYGFQQVLHVFLIIQFLGGMIWRATNADELPGYVVLYGCFSILGWAWAMALLRVERRRVLVSDRTRGHSAVLLLFWAVAFCAENLAFVSWYSPQWWWGLENKPQQVQLFLWMMRYISTGLLFFIGLKAPGLPRRPYMLLINEDERDVENGRQSLLGRSEENQSTWKGFWKKVRLLVPYMWPQGNKFLQLLVLFCLGLLGVERAINVFVPIYYKNIVNELTDGSSWHTVAVTVCIYVLLKFMQGGGAGSSGFVSNMRSFFWIRVQQYTNRLVQVNLFGHLHSLSLRWHLSRKTGEVLRSIDRGTASINSLLSYIVFSIFPTIADIIIAIIYFSALFNAWFGLIVFICMTLYLTLTIIITEWRTKYRREMNQMDNTAKSRAVDSLLNFETVKYYNAENYEVGRFEGAILKYQESEYKTQASLALLNQTQNAIIGAGLLAGSLLCAYFVTEGTFLVGDYVLFGTYIIQLYTPLNWFGTYYRMIQTSFIDMENMFQLFEEDQEVKDEVNAGSLLFKLGKVEFENVYFSYINGKEILRDVSFTVLPGQTVALVGPSGSGKSTIIRLLFRFYDVQGGCIRIDGQDISKVKQTSLRSHIGVVPQDTVLFNDTIRENIRYGRTTANDQEVEEAALAADIHDKIMTFPDGYDTQVGERGLKLSGGEKQRVAIARTILKAPQIILLDEATSALDTQTERNIQASLAKVCANRTTVVVAHRLSTIIAADQILVVNEGRIAERGRHEELLQKGGLYADMWLKQQQAQDSDSSSDTETKDRQSEKLQPPSTSSGHHGH from the exons ATGGTGTTTGTGCAGAGCTACTGTGAAGCAAATTCCTTCATCTCCATAACCTGGGTGGATGAAGGCATCGCCCCCTGCTTCTACTTCACACTGGTCCCCACCATCCTGctctccctctccttcctcCTTGGCACCATCCACTGCATATGCTACCAAAAGTATGGCACGCAAATGGAGCGCAAGTTCATTCCTCGCTCCTGCCTCTATGGTTTTCAGCAGGTCCTCCACGTCTTTCTGATCATCCAGTTTCTGGGTGGAATGATTTGGAGAGCCACGAATGCAGATGAACTTCCAGGGTATGTGGTGCTGTACGGCTGCTTTTCCATCCTGGGATGGGCCTGGGCTATGGCTCTACTCAGGGTGGAGAGGCGCAGGGTCCTGGTGTCGGATCGGACAAGAGGACACAGTGCCGTCCTGCTGCTGTTCTGGGCTGTAGCTTTCTGTGCTGAGAACCTGGCTTTtgtgtcctggtacagtcctcagTGGTGGTGGGGCCTGGAGAACAAACCACAACAG GTGCAGTTGTTCCTGTGGATGATGCGCTACATTAGCACTGGGCTGCTCTTCTTCATCGGTCTCAAAGCTCCAGGGTTGCCAAGGAGACCTTACATGCTTCTGATAAATGAAGATGAGCGTGACGTAGAAAACGGTAGACAG AGCCTGTTGGGAAGATCAGAGGAGAACCAGTCCACCTGGAAGGGATTTTGGAAAAAGGTCCGTCTGCTTGTTCCTTACATGTGGCCACAAGGCAACAAGTTTCTCCAGCTGCTGGTCCTCTTCTGTTTGGGGCTGCTGGGAGTGGAGAGGGCTATTAACGTCTTTGTACCCATTTACTACAAGAATATTG TGAATGAACTGACTGATGGCAGCAGCTGGCACACTGTAGCCGTTacagtgtgtatttatgtcctgCTTAAGTTCATGCAGGGTGGAGGAGCAG GTTCCTCTGGATTTGTCAGTAACATGCGCTCTTTCTTCTGGATCCGCGTGCAGCAGTACACCAATCGACTGGTTCAAGTCAATCTGTTTGGCCACCTGCACTCCCTCTCTCTGCGCTGGCATCTGAGCCGCAAAACTGGTGAAGTACTGAGAAGTATTGATCGTGGCACAGCTTCCATTAATAGCTTGCTCAG CTACATAGTGTTCAGCATCTTTCCAACCATTGCTGATATTATCATCGCCATCATCTACTTCAGCGCTCTTTTCAATGCCTGGTTTGGCCTTATTGTCTTCATCTGCATGACCCTGTATCTCA CCTTGACGATCATCATCACTGAATGGAGAACCAAGTACAGACGAGAAATGAATCAGATGGATAACACTGCCAAGTCCAGGGCTGTGGACTCCTTGTTAAACTTTGAGACG GTAAAATACTACAATGCAGAGAACTATGAGGTCGGCCGGTTTGAGGGTGCAATCTTAAAATATCAG GAATCAGAGTATAAAACCCAGGCATCTCTGGCCTTACTCAATCAAACACAGAACGCCATCATTGGAGCAGGACTGCTGGCTGGTTCCTTGCTCTGTGCATACTTTGTCACAGAGGGAACGTTTCTG GTTGGAGATTATGTTCTCTTCGGTACCTACATCATCCAGCTGTACACCCCACTCAACTGGTTTGGGACATACTACAG AATGATCCAGACTTCCTTTATTGACATGGAAAACATGTTCCAACTTTTCGAAGAAGATCAAGAG GTGAAGGATGAAGTAAATGCAGGAAGCCTTCTCTTTAAACTGGGGAAAGTGGAGTTTGAAAACGTTTACTTCAGCTACATAAACGG CAAGGAGAttctcagggatgtgtccttcACAGTTCTTCCAGGACAGACAGTTGCACTG GTTGGGCCGTCGGGATCTGGGAAAAGCACAATCATTCGACTGCTTTTCCGTTTCTATGATGTTCAGGGAGGCTGCATTCGCATTGATGGCCAGGATATATCAAAG GTGAAACAAACATCTCTGCGATCTCATATCGGCGTGGTTCCCCAGGATACCGTGCTGTTCAACGACACCATCCGGGAGAACATTCGCTACGGTCGCACCACTGCTAATGaccaggaggtggaggaggctgCACTCGCTGCTGATATCCATGACAAAATCATGACCTTCCCTGATG GTTATGATACCCAGGTGGGGGAAAGAGGACTGAAGCTGAGTGGAGGAGAGAAGCAGAGGGTGGCTATCGCCAGAACTATCCTCAAAGCACCACAAATCATCCTGCTGGATGAG GCCACATCTGCcctggacacacagacagaacgCAACATCCAGGCCTCTCTGGCCAAAGTCTGTGCCAATCGTACTACAGTGGTTGTAGCTCACAG GTTGTCCACCATCATCGCAGCAGACCAGATCCTGGTTGTCAATGAAGGGCGGATTGCTGAGCGTGGACG